One part of the Armatimonadota bacterium genome encodes these proteins:
- a CDS encoding GTP cyclohydrolase I FolE2: protein MANLDAPTTLVDIQSTKDNRNISIDKVGVRKVKYPMSVRERDNGTQRTVGEFTLTVDLPHDFKGTHMSRFLEILGEHSRLVSGETIPEILTKLRDRLKAETAHLEVKFTLFRAKAAPVTGKEGMMGYECGFVAAGGKTEDFWLHLVVPVTTLCPCSKEISEFGAHNQRGYVTVKVKPDGMLWLEDVIDMIEKAGSAPLYPVLKRPDEKFVTEQAYQNPRFVEDMVREVALAFDADDRIVAYEIEVENHESIHDHNAYAFLARSK, encoded by the coding sequence ATGGCAAATCTCGACGCTCCGACGACATTGGTGGACATCCAAAGCACCAAAGACAACCGTAACATTTCGATCGACAAGGTCGGCGTGCGCAAGGTCAAATATCCGATGTCGGTTCGCGAACGAGACAACGGAACTCAGCGCACCGTTGGAGAATTCACCCTCACCGTTGACCTGCCCCACGACTTCAAGGGAACCCACATGAGCCGGTTCCTGGAAATCCTCGGCGAGCACAGCCGACTCGTCAGCGGCGAGACGATTCCCGAAATCCTGACGAAGCTCCGAGACCGACTCAAGGCCGAAACCGCCCATCTGGAGGTCAAATTCACCCTCTTCCGTGCCAAAGCCGCGCCGGTGACTGGCAAGGAAGGCATGATGGGCTACGAGTGCGGATTCGTCGCCGCGGGCGGAAAAACCGAGGACTTTTGGCTCCATCTGGTCGTGCCCGTCACCACCCTGTGCCCGTGCAGTAAGGAGATTTCCGAGTTTGGCGCCCACAACCAGCGCGGCTACGTCACCGTCAAGGTCAAGCCCGACGGCATGCTGTGGCTGGAGGACGTGATCGACATGATCGAGAAGGCGGGCTCCGCCCCGCTGTACCCGGTGCTCAAGCGCCCGGACGAGAAATTCGTGACTGAGCAGGCGTACCAGAATCCGCGCTTTGTGGAAGATATGGTGCGCGAGGTGGCGCTTGCGTTCGACGCCGACGACCGCATCGTGGCATACGAAATCGAGGTCGAAAACCACGAGTCGATCCACGACCATAACGCGTACGCATTCCTGGCCCGTAGCAAATAA